A region of Haliotis asinina isolate JCU_RB_2024 chromosome 9, JCU_Hal_asi_v2, whole genome shotgun sequence DNA encodes the following proteins:
- the LOC137296263 gene encoding tubulin alpha-1A chain-like: MRECISIHVGQAGVQMGNACWELYCLEHGIQPDGQMPSDKTIGGGDDSFNTFFSETGAGKHVPRAIFVDLEPTVVDEVRTGTYRQLFHPEQLITGKEDAANNYARGHYTIGKEIVDLVLDRIRKLADQCTGLQGFLIFHSFGGGTGSGFTSLLMERLSVDYGKKSKLEFAVYPAPQISTAVVEPYNSILTTHTTLEHSDCAFMVDNEAIYDICRRNLDIERPTYTNLNRLIGQIVSSITASLRFDGALNVDLTEFQTNLVPYPRIHFPLATYAPVISAEKAYHEQLSVAEITNASFEPANQMVKCDPRHGKYMACCMLYRGDVVPKDVNAAIATIKTKRTIQFVDWCPTGFKVGINYQPPTVVPGGDLAKVQRAVCMLSNTTAIAEAWARLDHKFDLMYAKRAFVHWYVGEGMEEGEFSEAREDLAALEKDYEEVGVDSVEGEGEEEGEEY, encoded by the exons ATG agGGAATGTATCTCCATCCACGTCGGCCAGGCCGGAGTCCAGATGGGCAATGCATGCTGGGAGTTGTACTGTCTGGAGCACGGCATTCAGCCCGATGGTCAGATGCCCTCAGACAAGACCATCGGGGGTGGGGACGACTCCTTCAACACCTTCTTCAGCGAGACTGGAGCTGGGAAACACGTGCCCAGGGCCATCTTTGTTGACCTCGAACCAACAGTTGTCG ATGAGGTCCGTACCGGAACCTACCGACAACTGTTCCACCCTGAACAGCTCATCACCGGCAAGGAGGACGCCGCCAACAACTACGCCCGTGGTCACTACACCATCGGAAAGGAGATCGTTGACCTCGTCCTTGACCGCATCAGGAAGCTGGCTGACCAGTGCACTGGACTCCAGGGCTTCCTCATCTTCCACAGCTTCGGTGGTGGCACGGGCTCCGGCTTCACCTCTCTCTTGATGGAGAGACTGTCTGTGGACTACGGCAAGAAGTCCAAACTAGAGTTCGCTGTCTATCCCGCTCCACAGATCTCCACTGCTGTCGTCGAGCCCTACAACTCCATCCTCACCACCCACACCACCCTGGAACACTCCGACTGTGCCTTCATGGTCGACAACGAGGCCATCTACGACATCTGTAGACGTAACCTTGACATCGAACGTCCCACCTACACCAACCTCAATCGTCTGATTGGACAAATTGTCAGCTCCATCACTGCCTCTCTTCGTTTCGATGGTGCCCTGAACGTGGATCTGACGGAGTTTCAGACCAATCTGGTGCCCTACCCACGTATCCACTTCCCTCTGGCTACCTACGCTCCTGTCATCTCCGCTGAGAAGGCCTATCATGAGCAACTGTCTGTGGCTGAGATCACCAACGCCTCCTTCGAGCCCGCCAACCAGATGGTCAAATGTGATCCTCGTCACGGAAAATACATGGCCTGTTGCATGTTGTATCGTGGTGATGTGGTCCCCAAAGATGTCAACGCCGCCATCGCCACCATCAAGACCAAGAGAACCATTCAGTTCGTCGACTGGTGTCCCACTGGCTTCAAGGTGGGCATCAACTACCAGCCACCCACTGTTGTCCCCGGGGGTGACCTGGCCAAGGTCCAGAGAGCTGTCTGTATGTTGAGCAACACAACGGCCATCGCCGAGGCCTGGGCACGTCTTGACCACAAATTCGATCTGATGTACGCCAAACGTGCCTTCGTCCACTGGTACGTGGGTGAGGGTATGGAGGAGGGCGAGTTCTCCGAGGCCAGAGAGGACTTGGCAGCCCTGGAGAAGGACTACGAGGAGGTTGGAGTCGACTCTGTTGAGGGCGAGGGAGAGGAAGAGGGAGAAGAGTATTAG
- the LOC137295646 gene encoding tubulin alpha-1A chain-like gives MGNACWELYCLEHGIQPDGQMPSDKTIGGGDDSFNTFFSETGAGKHVPRAIFVDLEPTVVDEVRTGTYRQLFHPEQLITGKEDAANNYARGHYTIGKEIVDLVLDRIRKLADQCTGLQGFLIFHSFGGGTGSGFTSLLMERLSVDYGKKSKLEFAVYPAPQISTAVVEPYNSILTTHTTLEHSDCAFMVDNEAIYDICRRNLDIERPTYTNLNRLIGQIVSSITASLRFDGALNVDLTEFQTNLVPYPRIHFPLATYAPVISAEKAYHEQLSVAEITNASFEPANQMVKCDPRHGKYMACCMLYRGDVVPKDVNAAIATIKTKRTIQFVDWCPTGFKVGINYQPPTVVPGGDLAKVQRAVCMLSNTTAIAEAWARLDHKFDLMYAKRAFVHWYVGEGMEEGEFSEAREDLAALEKDYEEVGVDSVEGEGEEEGEEY, from the exons ATGGGCAATGCATGCTGGGAGTTGTACTGTCTGGAGCACGGCATTCAGCCCGATGGTCAGATGCCCTCAGACAAGACCATCGGGGGTGGGGACGACTCCTTCAACACCTTCTTCAGCGAGACTGGAGCTGGGAAACACGTGCCCAGAGCCATCTTTGTTGACCTTGAACCAACTGTTGTCG atgaggTCCGTACCGGAACCTACCGACAATTGTTCCACCCAGAACAGCTCATCACAGGCAAGGAGGACGCCGCTAACAACTACGCCCGTGGCCACTATACCATTGGAAAGGAGATCGTTGACCTTGTCCTTGACCGCATCAGGAAGTTGGCTGATCAGTGCACTGGACTCCAGGGCTTCCTCATCTTCCACAGCTTCGGTGGTGGTACTGGCTCCGGCTTCACCTCTCTCTTGATGGAGAGACTGTCTGTGGACTACGGCAAGAAGTCCAAACTAGAGTTCGCTGTCTATCCCGCTCCACAGATCTCCACTGCTGTCGTCGAGCCCTACAACTCCATCCTCACCACCCACACAACCCTGGAACACTCTGACTGTGCCTTCATGGTCGACAACGAAGCCATCTACGATATCTGTAGACGTAACCTTGACATCGAACGTCCCACCTACACCAACCTCAATCGTCTGATTGGACAAATTGTCAGCTCCATCACTGCCTCTCTCCGTTTCGATGGTGCCCTGAATGTGGATCTGACGGAGTTCCAGACCAACCTGGTGCCCTACCCACGTATCCACTTCCCTCTGGCTACCTACGCTCCTGTCATCTCCGCTGAGAAGGCCTACCACGAGCAACTGTCTGTGGCTGAGATCACCAACGCCTCCTTCGAGCCCGCCAACCAGATGGTCAAATGTGATCCTCGTCACGGAAAATACATGGCCTGTTGCATGTTGTATCGTGGTGATGTCGTTCCCAAAGATGTCAACGCCGCCATCGCCACCATCAAGACCAAGAGAACCATTCAGTTCGTCGACTGGTGTCCCACTGGCTTCAAGGTGGGCATCAACTACCAGCCACCCACTGTTGTCCCCGGGGGTGACCTGGCCAAGGTCCAGAGAGCTGTCTGTATGTTGAGCAACACAACGGCCATCGCCGAGGCCTGGGCTCGTCTTGACCACAAGTTCGATCTGATGTACGCCAAACGTGCCTTCGTCCACTGGTACGTGGGTGAGGGTATGGAGGAGGGCGAGTTCTCCGAGGCCAGAGAGGACTTGGCAGCCCTGGAGAAGGACTACGAGGAGGTTGGAGTCGACTCTGTTGAGGGCGAGGGAGAGGAAGAGGGAGAAGAGTATTAG
- the LOC137295647 gene encoding tubulin alpha-1A chain-like produces the protein MGNACWELYCLEHGIQPDGQMPSDKTIGGGDDSFNTFFSETGAGKHVPRAIFVDLEPTVVDEVRTGTYRQLFHPEQLITGKEDAANNYARGHYTIGKEIVDLVLDRIRKLADQCTGLQGFLIFHSFGGGTGSGFTSLLMERLSVDYGKKSKLEFAVYPAPQISTAVVEPYNSILTTHTTLEHSDCAFMVDNEAIYDICRRNLDIERPTYTNLNRLIGQIVSSITASLRFDGALNVDLTEFQTNLVPYPRIHFPLATYAPVISAEKAYHEQLSVAEITNASFEPANQMVKCDPRHGKYMACCMLYRGDVVPKDVNAAIATIKTKRTIQFVDWCPTGFKVGINYQPPTVVPGGDLAKVQRAVCMLSNTTAIAEAWARLDHKFDLMYAKRAFVHWYVGEGMEEGEFSEAREDLAALEKDYEEVGVDSVEGEGEEEGEEY, from the exons ATGGGCAATGCATGCTGGGAGTTATACTGTCTGGAGCACGGCATTCAGCCCGATGGTCAGATGCCCTCAGACAAGACCATCGGGGGTGGGGACGACTCCTTCAACACCTTCTTCAGCGAGACTGGAGCTGGGAAACACGTACCCAGAGCCATCTTTGTTGACCTCGAACCAACTGTTGTCG ATGAGGTCCGCACCGGAACCTACCGACAACTGTTCCACCCAGAACAGCTCATCACCGGCAAGGAGGACGCCGCCAACAACTACGCCCGTGGCCACTACACCATTGGAAAGGAGATCGTTGACCTTGTCCTTGACCGCATCAGGAAACTGGCTGATCAGTGCACTGGACTCCAGGGCTTCCTCATCTTCCACAGCTTCGGTGGTGGCACTGGCTCCGGCTTCACCTCTCTCTTGATGGAGAGACTGTCTGTGGACTACGGCAAGAAGTCCAAACTAGAGTTCGCTGTCTATCCCGCTCCACAGATCTCCACTGCTGTCGTCGAGCCCTACAACTCCATCCTCACCACCCACACCACCCTGGAACACTCCGACTGTGCCTTCATGGTCGACAACGAGGCCATCTACGACATCTGTAGACGTAACCTCGACATCGAACGTCCCACCTACACCAACCTCAATCGTCTGATTGGACAGATTGTCAGCTCCATCACTGCCTCTCTCCGTTTCGATGGTGCCCTGAATGTGGATCTGACGGAGTTCCAGACCAATCTGGTGCCCTACCCACGTATCCACTTCCCTCTGGCTACCTACGCTCCAGTCATCTCCGCCGAGAAGGCCTATCATGAGCAACTGTCTGTGGCTGAGATCACCAACGCCTCCTTCGAGCCCGCCAACCAGATGGTCAAATGTGATCCCCGTCACGGAAAATACATGGCCTGTTGCATGTTGTATCGTGGTGATGTCGTTCCCAAAGATGTCAACGCCGCCATCGCCACCATCAAGACCAAGAGAACCATTCAGTTCGTCGACTGGTGTCCCACTGGCTTCAAGGTGGGCATCAACTACCAGCCACCCACTGTTGTCCCCGGGGGTGACCTGGCCAAGGTCCAGAGAGCTGTCTGTATGTTGAGCAACACAACGGCCATCGCCGAGGCTTGGGCTCGTCTTGACCACAAGTTCGATCTGATGTACGCCAAACGTGCCTTCGTCCACTGGTACGTGGGTGAGGGTATGGAGGAGGGCGAGTTCTCCGAGGCCAGAGAGGACTTGGCAGCGTTGGAGAAGGACTACGAGGAGGTTGGAGTCGACTCTGTTGAGGGCGAGGGAGAGGAAGAGGGAGAGGAATATTAG